A single region of the Triticum dicoccoides isolate Atlit2015 ecotype Zavitan chromosome 2B, WEW_v2.0, whole genome shotgun sequence genome encodes:
- the LOC119362737 gene encoding uncharacterized protein LOC119362737, translating into MLVAALRHMLRRVLAGLRALHPRPRRRRHGGAGAAAGAGAATVPKARVTVRRLGSNGRSKASTPRGGADGSAPGEGRQPVTIRVATFNAALFSMAPAVAAVPEAGAEHEAARRSGAGTGTGARPRPKGILKAQASLLSRTPSKARVSINLQDNEISLDRSGKLGSPRARKPQSRLTQVVVGGLDASRRRSVEEVLRETGADIIGLQNVRAEEERGMRPLSELAGALGMRYVFAESWAPEYGNAVLSRWPIKRWKALRVADQSDFRNVLRATIEVPRAGEVNFHCTHLDHLDESWRMKQVDAMLRSVDGPHILAGGLNALDGTDYSADRWADIVKYYEEIGKPTPKVEVMKYLKGKQYVDAKDFAGECEAVVVVAKGQDVQGTCKYGTRVDYILASPSSPYKFVPGSYTVVSSKGTSDHHIVRVDVAIVPDTRDADEQATGGRKQRVVKMSKKGSRKGIWAAK; encoded by the exons ATGCTCGTGGCCGCTCTGAGGCACATGCTGCGCCGCGTCCTCGCCGGCCTCCGCGCGCTGCACCCGCGCCCGCGCAGGCGCCGGCATGGTGGCGCTGGCGCTGCTGCCGGTGCCGGAGCGGCGACGGTGCCCAAGGCGCGCGTCACCGTGCGCCGGCTCGGCAGCAACGGCAGGAGCAAGGCCAGCACCCCGCGCGGCGGTGCTGATGGGTCGGCGCCCGGCGAGGGACGGCAGCCGGTGACCATCCGCGTGGCGACGTTCAACGCTGCCCTGTTCTCCATGGCGCCCGCGGTGGCCGCAGTCCCTGAAGCGGGAGCGGAGCACGAGGCCGCGCGCCGgagcggcgccggcacgggcacgggcgcgcgGCCGCGGCCCAAGGGGATCCTGAAGGCGCAGGCGAGCCTGCTGTCGCGGACGCCGAGCAAGGCGCGCGTGTCCATCAACCTGCAGGACAACGAGATCTCCCTGGACCGGAGCGGCAAGCTCGGCAGcccgagggcccggaagccgcagaGCCGGCTAACGCAGGTTGTCGTTGGCGGGCTGGACGCGAGCCGGCGGCGGAGCGTGGAGGAGGTGCTGCGGGAGACGGGGGCGGACATCATCGGGCTGCAGAACGTGCGCGCCGAGGAGGAGCGCGGGATGCGGCCGCTGTCGGAGCTGGCGGGCGCGCTGGGCATGCGGTACGTGTTCGCCGAGAGCTGGGCGCCCGAGTACGGCAACGCCGTGCTCTCCCGCTGGCCCATCAAGCGCTGGAAGGCGCTCCGCGTCGCCGACCAGTCCGACTTCAG GAACGTGCTGAGGGCCACGATCGAGGTGCCGCGGGCCGGGGAGGTGAACTTCCACTGCACGCACCTGGACCACCTGGACGAGAGCTGGCGGATGAAGCAGGTGGACGCCATGCTCCGCTCCGTCGACGGCCCCCacatcctcgccggcggcctcaacGCGCTCGACGGCACCGACTACTCCGCCGACAGATGGGCCGACATCGTCAAG TACTACGAGGAGATCGGCAAGCCGACGCCCAAGGTGGAGGTGATGAAGTACCTCAAGGGGAAGCAGTACGTGGACGCCAAGGATTTCGCCGGAGAGTGCGAGGCCGTGGTGGTCGTGGCCAAAGGCCAAG ATGTGCAAGGGACGTGCAAGTACGGCACGAGGGTGGACTACATACTGGCGTCGCCCAGCTCCCCCTACAAGTTCGTGCCGGGGTCCTACACGGTCGTCTCCTCCAAGGGGACCTCGGACCACCACATCGTCAGGGTCGACGTCGCGATAGTGCCGGACACCAGGGACGCCGACGAGCAGGCCACCGGGGGGCGGAAGCAGAGGGTGGTCAAGATGAGCAAGAAGGGGTCCAGAAAAGGGATATGGGCCGCTAAATGA